Proteins from one Rosa chinensis cultivar Old Blush chromosome 7, RchiOBHm-V2, whole genome shotgun sequence genomic window:
- the LOC112175253 gene encoding uncharacterized protein LOC112175253 — translation MALCWCCSPRCLLLFFLLSAVPVAYLISLELAAPTTHVYHYHSAGWFRECAKWDDLNRRFLVSFMDGGIGQIPVPDDHTPGAVLEELPLVKHVDLAKNASLGFVIDRPRNRLLVATADVMGNRYSALAAYDLSTWNRLFLTQLSGPSDPKAFADDVAVDSEGNAYVTDCTGSFIWKVGVDGKFLSTIKSPLFTPKEWYKAIVGLNGIVYHPDGYLIVIHTFSGNLFKIDISNGDEVKQIKVIEGSLKFGDGLELLSPTQIVVAGNPSGRLVESTDGWETASVVGKFSGPKHRLATAATVKDGKVYLNHMVAMGYPKKKHAIVEAVFSA, via the exons ATGGCGCTCTGCTGGTGCTGTTCTCCCAGATGCCTCTTGCTCTTCTTCTTACTCTCCGCCGTCCCCGTCGCTTACCTCATCTCCCTCGAGCTCGCCGCCCCCACCACCCACGTCTACCACTACCACTCCGCCGGCTGGTTCCGCGAGTGCGCCAAGTGGGACGATCTCAACCGTCGCTTCCTCGTCTCCTTCATGGACGGCGGCATCGGCCAGATTCCCGTCCCCGACGATCACACCCCCGGCGCTGTCCTCGAGGAGCTCCCCTTAGTCAAACACGTAGACTTGGCCAAAAACGCTTCCCTCGGATTTGTCATCGACCGCCCCAGGAACCGCCTCCTCGTCGCCACCGCTGACGTCATGGGCAACCGCTACAGCGCCCTCGCCGCCTACGACCTCTCCACGTGGAACCGCCTCTTCCTCACCCAGCTCAGCGGCCCAA GTGATCCAAAAGCATTCGCAGATGATGTTGCAGTCGATTCAGAAGGTAATGCATACGTGACAGATTGCACAGGCAGTTTTATTTGGAAGGTTGGAGTGGATGGCAAGTTCCTATCAACTATCAAAAGTCCTCTCTTCACTCCAAAAGAGTGGTACAAAGCCATtgttggcctaaatggaatcgTTTATCACCCAGATGGATACTTGATTGTTATTCACACTTTCAGCGGCAATTTGTTCAAGATCGACATATCAAACGGAGACGAAGTGAAGCAAATTAAGGTCATTGAAGGTTCGCTAAAATTTGGAGATGGTCTAGAGCTACTATCTCCAACGCAGATTGTAGTTGCTGGGAACCCATCTGGTAGACTAGTGGAGAGCACTGATGGGTGGGAGACGGCTTCAGTTGTCGGAAAGTTCTCAGGGCCTAAGCATCGGTTGGCCACAGCAGCAACTGTTAAGGACGGGAAGGTGTATCTCAACCACATGGTTGCCATGGGATACCCTAAGAAGAAGCATGCCATTGTTGAGGCAGTCTTTTCTGCTTAA
- the LOC112175290 gene encoding histidinol dehydrogenase, chloroplastic, with protein MDSQVLCFNRNHCFVKTVPQQQQRLQFHTLLAAHKTSSLSFRQGFACKGASCSMKSYRLSELTPAEVQNLKARPRIDFSSIFSTVNPIVDDIRKRGDAAVKDYTAKFDKVELDKIVVEVSELLDPELDPSIKEAFDVAYDNIYAFHFAQKSAEKTVENMKGVKCKRVARSIGSVGLYVPGGTAVLPSTALMLAVPAQIAGSKTVVLATPPSRDGSICKEVLYCAKKAGVTHILKAGGAQAISAMAWGTESCPKVEKIFGPGNQYVTAAKMILQNSEAMISIDMPAGPSEVLVIADKHASPVHVAADLLSQAEHGPDSQVVLVISGDGVDIKAIEEEVKKQCDSLPRGDFASKALSHSFTVFARDMVEAVSFSNLYAPEHLIINVNDAEKWESFIENAGSVFLGPWTPESVGDYASGTNHVLPTYGYARMYGGVSLDSFLKYMTVQSLTEEGLQKLGPYVATMAEVEGLEAHKRAVTLRLKDIEARRVPNSR; from the exons ATGGACAGTCAGGTTCTGTGTTTTAATCGCAACCACTGTTTTGTCAAAACGGTGCCGCAGCAGCAGCAGCGTCTCCAATTTCACACGCTACTTGCTGCTCACAAAACTTCATCTCTTTCTTTTCGACAAG GGTTTGCTTGCAAGGGGGCAAGTTGCTCGATGAAGTCTTACAGGCTATCTGAACTTACGCCCGCTGAGGttcagaacctcaaggctcgtccTAGGATTGACTTCTCTTCAATTTTCAGCACG GTCAACCCAATTGTAGATGATATTCGCAAAAGAGGTGATGCTGCTGTTAAGGA CTATACTGCAAAGTTTGACAAAGTTGAACTGGATAAGATAGTTGTAGAAGTATCTGAGCTTCTAGATCCAGAG CTTGATCCTTCTATTAAAGAAGCATTTGACGTGGCATATGACAATATATATGCATTTCATTTTGCCCAGAAGTCAGCAGAGAAAACTGTTGAGAATATGAAG GGTGTCAAATGTAAACGAGTGGCAAGAAGTATTGGTTCTGTAGGTCTTTATGTTCCAGGAGGAACTGCAGTTTTACCTTCTACCGCTCTGATGCTTGCAGTT CCTGCTCAGATTGCTGGATCTAAAACCGTTGTACTTGCGACTCCCCCAAGTCGGGATGGCAGTATATGCAAG GAAGTACTCTACTGTGCTAAGAAGGCTGGTGTAACTCACATCCTTAAAGCTGGTGGTGCTCAG GCGATATCTGCTATGGCTTGGGGTACAGAATCTTGCCCAAAG GTCGAAAAAATTTTTGGCCCTGGAAATCAGTATGTCACGGCAGCGAAAATGATTCTCCAA AATAGTGAAGCCATGATCTCAATTGACATGCCAGCAGGCCCTTCCGAAGTTTTGGTCATTGCGGACAAGCATGCCAGTCCTGTTCATGTAGCTGCAGATTTACTTTCTCAG GCTGAGCATGGCCCTGATAGTCAAGTTGTTCTTGTAATTTCCGGGGATGGTGTTGATATTAAAGCTATAGAAGAGGAAGTTAAGAAGCAGTGCGACAGCCTACCAAGGGGAGATTTTGCCTCAAAAGCACTGAGCCATAGTTTCACAGTGTTTGCTCGTGATATGGTTGAG gcTGTGTCCTTTTCAAACTTATATGCACCTGAGCATCTGATCATCAATGTCAATGACGCAGAAAAGTGGGAGAGTTTCATTGAGAATGCAG GTTCTGTGTTTTTAGGGCCGTGGACTCCAGAGAGTGTTGGAGATTATGCGAGTGGAACAAACCATGTCCTTCCAACATATGGCTATGCACGGATGTATGGTGGTGTGTCTTTAGACTCCTTCCTTAAGTACATGACTGTGCAGTCTCTAACAGAGGAAGGTCTGCAAAAGCTTGGCCCTTATGTAGCCACGATGGCTGAAGTTGAGGGATTAGAGGCCCACAAGAGAGCCGTAACCCTTAGACTTAAAGATATTGAAGCCAGGCGGGTTCCAAATAGCAGGTGA
- the LOC112176470 gene encoding non-lysosomal glucosylceramidase, whose amino-acid sequence MGDKEILENGFAERDEQHSESSIGKVDPGKPASLTWQRKLNSKGNDIVQFNLTLKEVIHLAPIGLRLWRHLREEAAKGREAMIDPFAKRSRSSSHGVPLGGIGGGSIGRSIRGEFQRWQLLPRTCEEDPVLADQFSVFVSRSNGEKYSTVLCPRNPEVKGNNASGIGSWDWNLKGDKSTYHALFPRAWSVYEGEPDPALKIVCRQISPIIPHNYKESSFPVSVFTFTLYNSGSTAADTTLLFTWANSVGGLSEFSGQHINSRAEVKDGVHSVLLHHKSVTGKSPLTFAIAAEQTDGVHVSECPCFVISGDSKGISAKDMWNEIKQNGSFDGLDSAETSLLSEQGSSIGAAIAASVTVPSDGVRTVTFSLAWDCPEIIMGGKTYYRRYTKFYGTHGNAAANIAHDAILEHHNWESQVEAWQRPILEDKRLPEWYPVTLFNELYYLNSGGTIWTDGSPPVHSLASIGGRKFSLDKSSLGLKNIIDSPQQNDTAVDILGRMTTILEQIHTPMASNSAFGPNLLQEGEENIGQFLYLEGVEYHMWNTYDVHFYSSFSLVMLFPKLELSIQRDFAAAVMMHDPSKMSLLCDGNSVQRKVLGAVPHDIGIHDPWFEVNAYNLYNTDRWKDLNPKFVLQVYRDVVATGDKKFAEAVWPSVYVAMAYMEQFDRDGDGMIENEGFPDQTYDTWSVSGVSAYSGGLWLAALQAASAMAGEVGDKGSEDYFWCKFQKAKAVYEKLWNGSYFNYDNSGQSASSSIQADQLAGQWYTRACGLLPIVDEDKAQSALEKVYTYNVLKVKGGKLGAVNGMLPDGKVDMTSMQSREVWSGVTYAVAATMIHEDMLDMAFNTAGGIYAAAWSEEGLGYSFQTPEAWNTNEEFRSLVYMRPLAIWAMQWALSRPKVLKQEPRSEVDQVSLLRHEAGFARVAQLLKLPKEEASRSILQVVYDYTCRRMK is encoded by the exons ATGGGTGACAAGGAGATATTGGAGAATGGGTTCGCTGAAAGAGATGAGCAACATTCTGAGTCTTCAATTGGCAAG GTTGACCCAGGGAAACCTGCATCACTGACGTGGCAGCGAAAATTAAACAGCAAGGGAAATGATATCGTGCAGTTCAATCTAACTTTGAAAGAAGTTATTCATTTG GCTCCAATTGGTCTTCGTCTATGGCGCCATCTACGAGAAGAAGCTGCTAAAGGAAGG gAGGCTATGATTGATCCATTTGCTAAGCGCAGTCGATCATCTAGTCATGGTGTACCACTGGGTGGTATTGG TGGAGGAAGCATCGGAAGAAGTATAAGAGGTGAGTTTCAGCGCTGGCAGCTACTCCCCAGAACATGTGAAGAGGATCCAGTTTTAGCAGATCAATTTTCT gtattTGTTTCCCGCAGCAATGGTGAAAAGTATTCTACCGTACTCTGTCCGAGGAACCCAGAGGTCAA AGGAAACAACGCTTCAGGGATTGGATCTTGGGACTGGAATTTGAAAGGGGATAAATCTACCTATCATGCCCTTTTCCCAAGGGCTTGGTCTGTTTATGAGG GTGAACCTGACCCGGCACTCAAAATAGTCTGTCGTCAAATTTCACCTATTATTCCCCATAATTACAAGGAGAGCAGTTTCCCTGTCTCAGTTTTTACTTTCACT CTATATAATTCCGGAAGTACTGCTGCAGATACCACTTTGCTTTTCACATGGGCA AATTCTGTTGGAGGGCTTTCTGAATTTTCTGGTCAACACATAAATTCAAGAGCAGA GGTGAAGGATGGCGTGCATAGTGTACTTCTACATCACAA GAGTGTGACTGGAAAATCCCCATTGACGTTTGCAATTGCAGCAGAGCAGACTGATGGAGTTCACGTGTCAGAGTGCCCTTGCTTTGTAATATCTGGTGACTCCAAGGGTATTAGTGCTAAAGACATGTGGAATGAGATAAAACAG AATGGATCGTTTGACGGTCTTGATTCAGCTGAAACATCATTACTTTCAGAACAAGGATCGTCTATTGGGGCAGCCATTGCTGCATCTGTGACAGTACCATCAGATGGAGTACGTACTGTAACATTTTCATTGGCATGGGATTGCCCTGAAATAATTATGGGTGGAAAGACCTATTACAG GCGTTACACTAAATTCTATGGCACACATGGGAATGCAGCTGCAAATATTGCTCATGATGCTATTCTCG AGCATCACAATTGGGAGTCCCAAGTTGAAGCATGGCAAAGACCAATTCTTGAAGATAAGAGACTTCCTGAATG GTACCCTGTTACTCTGTTCAATGAGCTATATTATCTTAATTCTGGCGGCACAATTTGGACAG ATGGATCACCTCCTGTGCATAGTTTAGCAAGTATTGGAGGAAGGAAGTTTTCCCTTGATAAGTCCTCATTAGGTTTGAAAAACATCATTGATTCACCCCAGCAAAATGATACTGCTGTTGACATTCTTGGAAGAATGACTACAATACTCGAGCAAATTCACACGCCCATGGCATCAAATTCTGCATTTGGACCAAATCTACTTCAGGAGGGAGAAGAAAACATTGGTCAATTCCTTTATCTTGAAGGAGTTGAATATCACATGTGGAACACTTACGATGTCCATTTTTACTCATCTTTTTCATTGGTCATGCTATTTCCAAAACTTGAACTCAGCATACAAAGAGACTTTGCAGCAGCAGTAATGATGCACGACCCCAGTAAGATGAGTCTTTTATGTGATGGAAATTCGGTCCAAAGAAAGGTTCTTGGAGCTGTTCCCCATGATATTGGGATCCATGATCCATGGTTTGAAGTAAATGCTTATAATCTTTACAATACGGATAGGTGGAAAGACTTGAATCCTAAGTTTGTTCTCCAAGTTTACAGGGATGTGGTTGCCACTGGTGATAAGAAGTTTGCAGAAGCTGTTTGGCCTTCTGTTTATGTTGCAATGGCTTATATGGAACAATTTGACAGGGATGGTGATGGTATGATTGAGAATGAAGGCTTCCCTGATCAAACGTATGATACATGGTCTGTCTCTGGTGTGAGTGCATATAGCGGTGGGTTGTGGTTAGCAGCTCTGCAGGCTGCTTCAGCCATGGCAGGTGAAGTAGGTGACAAGGGTTCTGAGGATTATTTTTGGTGCAAGTTTCAGAAGGCAAAAGCGGTGTATGAAAAATTATGGAATGGATCTTACTTCAATTATGATAACAGTGGTCAGAGTGCAAGCTCATCAATTCAAGCAGATCAATTGGCTGGACAATG GTATACCAGAGCGTGTGGACTTTTGCCAATCGTTGATGAAGACAAGGCACAAAGTGCATTGGAAAAGGTTTATACTTATAATGTCTTAAAGGTGAAGGGCGGGAAACTGGGGGCTGTTAACGGGATGCTTCCTGATGGAAAGGTTGACATGACATCAATGCAGTCAAGAGAAGTATGGTCAGGGGTCACATATGCTGTTGCTGCAACAATGATCCATGAAGATATGCTTGATATGGCATTTAACACTGCTGGTGGAATCTATGCAGCTGCTTGGTCTGAAGAAGGTCTTGG ATACTCTTTTCAGACCCCTGAAGCTTGGAACACCAATGAGGAATTCAGATCATTAGTTTACATGCGCCCTCTGGCCATATGGGCAATGCAGTGGGCATTATCAAGACCTAAGGTTCTTAAGCAGGAGCCGAGATCAGAAGTAGATCAAGTTTCTTTGCTCCGGCATGAGGCTGGATTCGCAAGAGTTGCTCAGCTTTTAAAGTTGCCGAAAGAGGAAGCATCAAGAAGCATTTTACAGGTTGTTTATGATTATACTTGCAGGAGGATGAAGTGA